A window of Pirellula sp. SH-Sr6A contains these coding sequences:
- a CDS encoding response regulator transcription factor, translating to MKGRKQILVVEDEKHIGTLVKYNLEAEGYRVTLVEDGPTALKLLRADPYAFDLIILDLMLPGMSGYAVCETLRNEKVMVPVLILSARSLSEDRTRGFDCGANQYLTKPFDLDELLARAKNLMRLYPQQSTKPMETAGTKLNAIRFGRATINFDTYEVVVDDKDVKMTHKELQLLRYFAENEGRVISRQELLAEVWDMSGDMQTRSVDQFMLRLRRIFELDPAKPKHFLTVRDAGYRFVSDTPQSPDISPPIDELDVTPNP from the coding sequence ATGAAAGGCCGCAAACAAATTTTGGTTGTGGAAGATGAGAAGCATATCGGCACTTTGGTCAAGTACAACTTGGAGGCCGAAGGCTATCGGGTAACTCTCGTCGAAGACGGTCCCACGGCATTGAAGCTGCTTCGCGCGGACCCTTATGCGTTTGATTTGATCATCCTCGATCTCATGTTGCCAGGGATGAGCGGATATGCAGTATGCGAAACATTGCGAAACGAGAAGGTGATGGTCCCCGTTTTGATTCTGAGCGCTCGAAGCTTGTCCGAAGATCGCACGCGTGGATTCGATTGCGGAGCTAATCAGTATCTCACCAAACCGTTCGATCTGGACGAGCTTCTGGCACGGGCCAAGAATCTAATGCGTCTTTATCCGCAGCAATCGACCAAGCCGATGGAGACGGCGGGAACGAAACTCAACGCCATCCGATTCGGAAGAGCGACCATTAACTTCGACACATATGAAGTCGTCGTGGATGATAAAGATGTCAAGATGACGCATAAGGAGTTACAGCTGTTACGGTACTTTGCTGAAAACGAAGGACGCGTTATCAGTCGCCAAGAGCTGTTGGCAGAAGTTTGGGATATGAGCGGCGACATGCAGACCCGCAGCGTCGATCAATTCATGCTCCGTTTACGGAGAATTTTCGAGCTCGATCCGGCCAAGCCGAAGCATTTCCTAACCGTTCGGGACGCGGGCTATCGATTTGTTTCCGATACGCCTCAGTCTCCGGATATATCTCCTCCGATCGATGAACTGGATGTGACGCCGAATCCCTGA
- the ligA gene encoding NAD-dependent DNA ligase LigA, giving the protein MVHLKAAERIEWLSDQIRQHDYYYYVLAAPTITDLEYDRLLRELQELEALYPEMASPDSPTKRLGDRPVDGLMQVAHRIPMLSIENTYTEQELRDFFQRTEKLLPDERIEWVVELKVDGVAASIRYDKGLLTQAVTRGNGEVGDDITHNIRTIRGLPQRLVGESIPEWLEVRGEVYMRNSDLVALNEERVKAGEPEFKNPRNVTAGSIRLLDPKLCAQRKLRFLCHGIGYCDGIQEQEHMAFLERVRLMGIPITPGVKVFTDKDELIQHCNSIVETLHELDFEVDGIVIKVNSLEQRETLGATSKSPRWVIAYKIEKYEAVTRLLEIRTQIGKTGTITPVAELEPVQLAGTTVARASLHNAEEIERKDVRVGDWVVVEKAGKIIPHIVRVERHRREHELPLFQFPTHCPECGSVLQKDPAGVYIRCVSKQCPAQWRQRLRYFASRDCMDIEGLGEKLVNQLVDTGLVLSLGDLYRLKLDDLLQLERMGKKSAESLLAGIATSKTRGLSRVLNAISIRHVGQRVAQVLARRFGTIDALIAAELTTISSTPEIGPIIAASVYEFLRSPEGTELIDQLREAGVSLATTEEDTIDASGLLADKTIVVTGTLSRFSRDEIERRIIKLGGKAASSVSKKTHFVVAGEAAGSKLEKAQSLGIPVLTETEFIEQFLSDSPS; this is encoded by the coding sequence ATGGTCCATCTAAAAGCTGCTGAACGCATAGAGTGGCTGAGCGATCAAATCCGCCAGCACGATTACTACTATTACGTTCTCGCGGCACCGACCATTACGGACCTGGAGTACGACCGACTCCTTCGCGAACTGCAGGAGTTGGAGGCCCTCTATCCAGAGATGGCCAGTCCCGACAGCCCGACCAAACGATTGGGAGACCGTCCCGTCGATGGCTTGATGCAGGTCGCACATCGAATACCGATGCTCTCCATTGAGAACACCTACACCGAACAAGAGCTTCGTGACTTTTTTCAAAGGACCGAAAAGCTTCTACCTGACGAACGAATCGAATGGGTCGTAGAGCTCAAGGTGGATGGCGTCGCGGCATCGATACGGTACGACAAGGGACTCCTCACCCAAGCCGTCACGCGAGGAAACGGCGAAGTCGGGGACGATATCACGCACAACATTAGAACCATTCGTGGCCTGCCCCAACGTCTCGTCGGAGAGTCCATCCCGGAATGGTTGGAGGTGCGGGGCGAAGTCTACATGCGCAACTCCGATCTGGTCGCACTCAATGAAGAGAGAGTCAAAGCGGGCGAACCGGAGTTCAAAAATCCTCGCAACGTGACCGCTGGGTCGATTCGGCTCTTGGATCCCAAACTTTGCGCTCAGCGGAAGCTGCGATTCCTTTGTCATGGTATCGGCTATTGCGACGGTATCCAGGAGCAGGAACACATGGCGTTTTTGGAGCGAGTCCGCTTGATGGGAATTCCCATCACTCCAGGCGTGAAGGTTTTTACAGACAAAGACGAGCTGATCCAACATTGCAACAGCATTGTCGAAACGCTGCATGAACTCGACTTCGAGGTCGACGGGATCGTCATCAAAGTGAATTCGCTTGAACAACGCGAAACACTTGGAGCTACGAGCAAATCGCCTCGATGGGTGATCGCTTACAAAATTGAGAAGTACGAAGCTGTTACAAGGTTGCTAGAGATCAGAACCCAGATCGGAAAAACAGGGACGATTACGCCTGTCGCCGAATTGGAACCGGTACAACTGGCAGGCACCACCGTCGCGCGTGCGTCCCTCCACAATGCGGAAGAGATCGAGAGAAAAGACGTTCGGGTTGGCGATTGGGTCGTCGTCGAAAAGGCTGGCAAGATCATCCCTCACATCGTGAGAGTCGAACGTCATCGTCGTGAGCATGAGCTACCTCTGTTTCAATTTCCAACCCACTGTCCTGAGTGCGGGTCGGTTCTTCAAAAGGATCCTGCCGGGGTCTATATCCGTTGCGTCTCGAAACAATGCCCGGCGCAGTGGCGTCAACGATTGCGATACTTTGCGAGCCGGGATTGCATGGACATTGAAGGCTTGGGGGAGAAGCTGGTCAACCAATTGGTCGACACCGGATTGGTGCTCAGTCTCGGTGACCTGTATCGACTGAAGCTCGATGATCTTCTCCAACTAGAGCGAATGGGCAAGAAATCGGCTGAGAGTTTGCTAGCGGGAATCGCAACAAGCAAGACGCGAGGGCTCAGTCGCGTCCTGAATGCAATTTCTATTCGGCATGTCGGACAACGAGTCGCGCAAGTCCTCGCTAGACGTTTTGGCACGATCGATGCCCTCATCGCAGCGGAATTGACCACCATCTCCTCCACACCCGAAATCGGCCCGATCATCGCTGCGAGTGTTTATGAGTTTCTACGTAGCCCAGAAGGAACCGAGCTCATCGATCAACTACGCGAAGCTGGCGTCTCATTGGCAACCACGGAGGAGGACACCATTGACGCGTCTGGTCTACTCGCCGACAAAACGATCGTCGTAACGGGTACACTGAGCCGCTTTTCAAGAGACGAGATCGAACGTCGGATCATCAAGCTCGGTGGCAAAGCTGCGAGCAGTGTTTCCAAAAAAACCCATTTCGTCGTCGCTGGGGAAGCTGCGGGCAGCAAGCTTGAAAAGGCTCAGTCGCTCGGCATTCCTGTTTTGACTGAGACGGAATTTATCGAACAATTCCTGAGCGATTCCCCTTCCTAA
- a CDS encoding arylsulfatase yields MVIRSVFLFSRSIRAVYQAILGAAVCFSFAPRMAEAFVSEANAKKPNVLFILTDDQGYGDVSAHGNPLLKTPNMDRLHDASCRFTRMMVAPTCAPTRSQLMTGRHEFFNGITHTILERERLRLDAETLPQVLRSAGYQTGIFGKWHLGDESDYQPGNRGFEEVFIHGAGGIGQSYPGSCGDAPGNQYFDPWILHNGKFEKTKGYCTDVFFQQARQWINERSAQEKPWFAWIATNAPHAPYIARPEDRALYEGKGLSEKEANFFGMVHNIDVNIGKTLDMLRSLAIDQETLVVFMNDNGGTEGGKTFNSGMRGLKGTAWVGGTRALSYWSMPGKIEPGDCDVLAGGIDVATTMLDFLEIPSSQKFSEQVQGRSLRRFLEASEKRVSAEWTDRTLVAHVGRWEKGASPDSCQYRNASIRNDRYGLVSVAGGTKPVWQLFDLREDPAQKTNIASQHPEIVESLSKAFDRWWSEARPNMVNEDVPLAPVNPFKVLFEAQVGTAPSR; encoded by the coding sequence ATGGTAATCCGTTCTGTGTTCCTTTTTTCACGATCGATACGTGCTGTATACCAAGCGATTTTAGGTGCAGCCGTTTGTTTTTCCTTTGCCCCTCGAATGGCGGAAGCGTTCGTCAGCGAAGCGAATGCAAAGAAGCCGAACGTTCTCTTTATCTTGACAGACGACCAAGGGTACGGGGATGTATCGGCTCATGGCAACCCTTTGCTGAAAACGCCGAATATGGATCGATTGCACGACGCCAGCTGTCGCTTCACACGGATGATGGTCGCACCCACGTGCGCGCCCACGAGATCGCAGCTGATGACGGGCCGTCATGAGTTCTTCAATGGAATCACCCACACCATTTTGGAGCGAGAACGATTGCGCCTGGACGCTGAGACGCTCCCGCAAGTCCTTCGGTCCGCGGGGTACCAGACGGGAATATTTGGAAAATGGCACTTGGGGGACGAATCCGATTATCAACCGGGCAATCGGGGATTTGAGGAGGTGTTCATCCACGGCGCTGGGGGAATCGGCCAGTCTTACCCGGGGAGCTGCGGAGACGCACCGGGTAATCAGTACTTCGATCCTTGGATTCTCCACAACGGCAAGTTTGAAAAGACCAAGGGTTACTGCACCGATGTCTTCTTTCAGCAAGCGAGACAGTGGATCAATGAACGCTCCGCCCAAGAGAAGCCATGGTTTGCGTGGATCGCTACCAATGCCCCCCACGCCCCCTACATCGCGAGGCCTGAGGATCGAGCCCTTTATGAAGGGAAGGGTCTCAGCGAGAAAGAAGCTAACTTCTTCGGAATGGTCCATAACATCGACGTCAACATTGGCAAAACGTTGGATATGCTGCGGTCTCTCGCGATCGATCAGGAAACGTTGGTCGTGTTCATGAATGACAATGGAGGCACCGAGGGGGGAAAGACCTTCAACTCGGGAATGCGAGGCCTCAAGGGGACTGCATGGGTCGGTGGAACACGAGCGCTCAGCTACTGGTCGATGCCAGGCAAGATTGAACCGGGGGACTGCGACGTGCTGGCGGGCGGAATCGACGTCGCGACGACGATGCTCGACTTCTTAGAAATACCTTCGAGCCAAAAGTTTTCCGAGCAGGTTCAAGGCAGATCGCTTCGAAGATTCTTGGAAGCTTCTGAGAAGCGAGTGTCAGCAGAATGGACCGATCGGACCTTGGTCGCCCATGTGGGACGGTGGGAAAAGGGAGCGTCACCCGATTCATGCCAATACCGAAATGCGTCGATCCGCAACGATCGTTACGGGTTGGTCAGCGTTGCGGGTGGGACGAAACCAGTATGGCAGCTCTTCGATCTTCGGGAAGACCCCGCGCAGAAGACGAATATCGCTAGCCAACATCCTGAGATCGTTGAGTCCCTTTCGAAGGCTTTCGATCGATGGTGGTCTGAAGCGCGTCCAAATATGGTAAACGAAGATGTGCCACTCGCACCGGTGAATCCATTCAAAGTCCTATTCGAGGCTCAAGTCGGGACCGCCCCATCGCGGTAA
- the tsaD gene encoding tRNA (adenosine(37)-N6)-threonylcarbamoyltransferase complex transferase subunit TsaD translates to MAFGQLPNDRYLLAIESTCDETAAAVLTRDGKILGECIATQEELHEAFAGVVPEIAARAHLERILPVIDFAMKQSGIEPKSLEAIAVATHPGLPGSLLVGLAAAKGLALAWNKPLVGINHVQAHIYACGLGRESSIFPCVGFVVSGGHTTLYRCESATQWHYLGGTIDDAAGECFDKVAVMLGLPFPGGPQLSKLAETGDPTAISFPRPLLDQPTRLEFSFSGLKTAVRYHIGGTGKQDWSTCDLSETQKADVAASFEQSVIDCLVGKSLQAMERTQLRRLCVGGGVAANRRFRTQLETACASRGIELIVAQKELCTDNAVMGALAWERIDQNDFDGLELDVQPGLLRYRDGAVPT, encoded by the coding sequence ATGGCTTTCGGACAACTACCCAACGATCGCTACCTACTCGCTATCGAGTCGACATGCGATGAGACCGCCGCTGCGGTTTTGACTCGCGACGGAAAGATCTTGGGTGAGTGCATCGCTACCCAGGAGGAGCTTCATGAAGCCTTCGCCGGCGTCGTCCCTGAGATTGCCGCGAGGGCTCACCTGGAACGCATCTTGCCAGTGATCGATTTCGCGATGAAGCAATCCGGAATCGAGCCAAAGAGCCTGGAAGCGATCGCTGTTGCCACGCACCCTGGGCTACCTGGTTCGCTCCTGGTCGGGTTAGCCGCCGCGAAGGGACTCGCTTTGGCCTGGAACAAACCACTTGTTGGGATCAATCATGTTCAAGCCCACATCTACGCATGCGGTTTAGGGCGAGAAAGTTCGATTTTCCCGTGTGTGGGGTTTGTCGTCAGCGGAGGTCACACAACTCTCTATCGCTGCGAGTCGGCGACTCAATGGCACTATCTTGGCGGCACCATCGACGATGCTGCGGGGGAGTGCTTCGATAAAGTAGCGGTCATGTTGGGACTTCCCTTTCCCGGTGGTCCACAGCTATCGAAGCTAGCGGAAACCGGAGACCCGACCGCTATCTCTTTCCCTCGCCCATTGCTGGATCAACCGACAAGGCTCGAGTTCAGTTTTTCCGGATTGAAGACGGCTGTTCGATATCACATCGGTGGGACGGGAAAACAGGATTGGAGCACCTGCGATCTAAGCGAAACGCAGAAAGCCGATGTTGCTGCATCCTTTGAGCAATCCGTCATCGACTGTTTGGTAGGCAAGAGCCTGCAAGCGATGGAGCGGACCCAACTACGACGCCTTTGCGTGGGAGGAGGAGTCGCCGCCAACCGACGCTTTCGAACCCAGCTCGAAACCGCCTGTGCCTCGCGAGGTATTGAACTGATCGTTGCGCAGAAGGAGCTCTGCACCGACAATGCAGTGATGGGAGCTCTGGCTTGGGAACGTATCGATCAGAACGATTTCGATGGTCTCGAGCTCGATGTGCAGCCTGGTCTACTCCGTTACCGCGATGGGGCGGTCCCGACTTGA
- a CDS encoding amino acid permease, with protein MSNSQLFRKKSLDAMVSEMERGESLKRTLGPVALTSLGVGAIIGTGIFVLVGKAASDQAGPAIMLSFVVAGLACVFAALCYAEFASMAPVAGSAYNYAYATLGELMAWIIGWDLILEYAVASSTVAHGWSKYFQKLLDQLGINVFGPGSALHRFTDAPFDFNPADETVTKIRATGDSITVAADTFFTTGYFFDLPAVLITAIITFILVRGVKESAFTNGIMVVVKVAVVLFVIIAGMRYVKISNWTDDFAPYGYGGVTFFGSPIFGWSDKGMLAGAAGVIFAYLGFDAVSTQAEEAKNPKRDLPIGIIGSLVICTLLYVLVSGVLTGMVPYRQIDKDAPVATAFEQVGFESAQFIVTVGAIAGITSVLLVMMMGQPRIFLAMARDGLLPHGFFGAIHPTFRTPYKSTMLTGLMVAAAASLLPLNILADLTSIGTLFAFALVCGSVLVLRVTDPHRPRPFRCPFSPWFPGMGIFLCVLLMLSLPGENWLRLVLWLLAGLAIYFGYGYWRSKLRTAT; from the coding sequence ATGTCAAACAGTCAGCTTTTTCGGAAAAAGTCGTTGGACGCAATGGTCAGCGAAATGGAACGGGGAGAAAGCTTAAAACGTACCCTGGGACCGGTCGCTTTGACCTCCCTCGGCGTGGGTGCCATCATCGGAACGGGGATCTTTGTTCTGGTTGGAAAGGCCGCCTCGGATCAAGCAGGTCCGGCGATCATGCTTTCGTTTGTCGTCGCGGGTCTCGCATGCGTTTTCGCTGCCCTTTGCTACGCCGAGTTTGCTTCCATGGCTCCGGTCGCCGGCTCTGCTTACAACTACGCGTACGCGACGCTCGGGGAGTTGATGGCTTGGATCATCGGATGGGATTTGATCCTCGAGTATGCGGTCGCTTCCTCGACGGTGGCACATGGTTGGTCCAAATACTTTCAGAAGCTATTAGACCAATTGGGCATCAACGTGTTCGGGCCTGGCTCGGCACTCCATCGCTTTACCGATGCACCCTTCGATTTCAATCCGGCCGATGAAACCGTGACCAAAATAAGGGCCACAGGCGATTCGATTACGGTCGCTGCCGACACGTTTTTCACGACTGGCTATTTCTTCGATTTGCCCGCCGTGTTGATTACAGCGATCATCACCTTCATCCTGGTGCGGGGTGTGAAGGAAAGCGCGTTCACTAACGGGATCATGGTGGTGGTCAAGGTTGCCGTTGTGCTTTTCGTCATCATCGCCGGTATGCGATACGTCAAGATCTCGAATTGGACCGACGACTTCGCCCCCTACGGCTACGGCGGAGTTACATTTTTCGGCTCCCCCATCTTTGGTTGGTCAGACAAAGGAATGCTCGCTGGAGCCGCTGGTGTGATCTTCGCCTATCTCGGTTTCGATGCGGTTTCGACTCAGGCCGAGGAGGCCAAAAACCCAAAACGAGATTTGCCGATTGGGATTATCGGGTCGCTGGTGATCTGTACCCTGCTTTATGTACTCGTCTCTGGTGTGTTGACGGGCATGGTTCCCTACAGACAAATCGACAAAGACGCACCCGTCGCGACGGCCTTTGAGCAAGTCGGTTTCGAATCGGCTCAATTCATCGTAACCGTCGGGGCGATCGCAGGAATCACTTCGGTACTCCTCGTGATGATGATGGGACAACCGCGAATCTTTTTGGCGATGGCACGCGACGGACTGTTGCCTCATGGATTTTTTGGCGCGATTCACCCGACCTTCCGCACTCCCTACAAGTCAACCATGCTGACGGGATTGATGGTCGCGGCGGCCGCCAGTCTTTTGCCCCTCAACATCCTGGCCGACTTGACCAGTATCGGCACCCTGTTCGCCTTCGCACTCGTGTGCGGGTCTGTGTTGGTATTGCGAGTCACCGACCCCCATCGACCCCGACCTTTCCGATGTCCATTCTCACCCTGGTTTCCAGGAATGGGAATCTTTCTATGTGTGTTGTTGATGCTTTCCCTGCCAGGCGAGAACTGGCTGCGGCTGGTGCTATGGCTGTTGGCTGGGCTCGCGATTTACTTCGGCTACGGGTATTGGCGCAGCAAACTACGAACTGCCACCTAA
- a CDS encoding sodium:solute symporter family protein: MNLALLILVILYLVGTLLIGAWAGSRVKNTSDFAVAGHSLPLYMVITTSFATWFGAETVMGIPAKFTEGGLREVVEDPFGASMCLVLVGLFFAQRLYKMNLLTIGDFYRNRYGVLIEILSSILIILSYLGWVAAQITALGLVFTILSGGAISLPVGMVVGTVLVLVYVMMGGMLAVAYTDFIQMIVLVIGLSYIAWYSAGLAGGADKVFALASEKDWFRILPESNFHAWLFFIGSAITMMLGSIPQQDVFQRVMSANDGKTARNGAVIGGVCYLLFAFVPMFIVTSSLLIMPEKASELLESDSQKVLPTLILEKMPFFAQVLFFGALVSAIKSCSSATLLAPSTSFVENILRHIYPKLDDKHILLAMRISIFVFTSLVLTYAILMQGTSIYEHVSSAYQITLAGAFVPLAFGVYWRRATTQGALLAILFGVTAWGILTFVHGMEDVFPSSLGGLLASVTGMLVGSLMPQFMRSKHTTERESYPVHPDQIG; the protein is encoded by the coding sequence ATGAATTTGGCGTTACTGATTCTCGTGATTCTCTATCTGGTGGGCACATTGCTCATCGGAGCTTGGGCGGGCTCTCGCGTTAAAAACACCTCCGACTTCGCAGTCGCTGGGCATTCGCTCCCACTCTACATGGTGATCACGACCAGTTTTGCGACTTGGTTTGGAGCCGAGACCGTTATGGGAATCCCTGCCAAATTCACCGAAGGTGGACTGCGAGAGGTCGTCGAAGATCCCTTCGGTGCATCGATGTGTCTCGTTCTCGTCGGACTTTTTTTCGCCCAGCGTCTCTACAAGATGAATCTGCTGACGATCGGTGACTTTTATCGCAACCGCTATGGGGTCCTCATCGAGATCCTCTCTTCGATCTTGATTATTTTGAGCTATCTCGGATGGGTCGCCGCTCAGATTACTGCACTGGGATTGGTCTTCACGATCTTGTCAGGTGGAGCAATCTCCCTTCCGGTCGGCATGGTAGTTGGCACGGTGCTAGTCCTTGTTTACGTCATGATGGGTGGGATGTTGGCGGTCGCCTACACCGACTTCATCCAGATGATCGTGCTGGTGATCGGCCTTTCTTATATCGCTTGGTACTCGGCCGGTTTGGCTGGCGGAGCGGACAAGGTTTTTGCATTAGCGAGCGAAAAGGATTGGTTCCGCATCCTCCCCGAATCGAACTTCCACGCTTGGCTCTTCTTTATAGGCTCGGCGATCACCATGATGCTCGGATCGATCCCGCAGCAGGATGTTTTCCAACGCGTCATGTCGGCAAACGACGGCAAGACGGCTCGCAACGGCGCTGTCATTGGAGGGGTCTGCTATCTCCTTTTCGCGTTCGTTCCGATGTTCATTGTGACTTCATCGCTTTTGATCATGCCGGAGAAAGCCAGCGAGCTGCTCGAATCGGACTCGCAAAAGGTCCTACCAACACTCATTCTTGAGAAGATGCCGTTCTTCGCGCAAGTCCTCTTTTTTGGGGCGCTCGTCTCGGCGATCAAGTCGTGTTCATCAGCAACGTTGCTCGCTCCCTCGACGAGCTTCGTGGAAAACATCTTGCGGCACATCTATCCGAAACTGGATGACAAACACATCTTGCTCGCGATGCGTATCTCGATCTTTGTTTTCACCAGCTTGGTACTAACCTACGCGATCTTGATGCAAGGCACGTCGATTTATGAGCATGTTTCCAGCGCCTACCAGATCACCTTGGCCGGTGCCTTTGTTCCTTTGGCGTTTGGGGTATATTGGCGGCGGGCTACGACACAGGGAGCCCTCCTCGCGATTCTCTTTGGCGTCACGGCATGGGGTATCTTGACCTTCGTTCATGGTATGGAGGATGTATTCCCAAGCTCCCTAGGCGGGTTGCTCGCCAGCGTGACTGGGATGCTCGTCGGCTCTCTCATGCCTCAGTTCATGCGATCCAAGCACACGACCGAAAGGGAGTCGTACCCTGTCCACCCCGACCAAATTGGGTAA
- a CDS encoding DEAD/DEAH box helicase produces the protein MGTTADMDANSKDQASVELCESWSLGFDQVDASTYMPFGATIEFDSAVEVTTSAALEGFQNWKSIQALPIQLGQSLPKTIGFAFPEMPNWNKPDEKKEAPKEKVSNGPTKPPDQVSQEPGQPHKITRMRPPGDLVRLEDRLYYVLQPPLETIVQSAKLTFPFQPFPYQMEGIAFLFPRAAAILADEMGLGKTMQAITTIRMLLLSNELSNVLLICPKPLVTNWVREFRQWAPEIPVAVLEGDSHKRQWIWNNPQAPVKIANYELMMRDRDLIDSGSLQFDLVVLDEAQRIKNRNSTTSEIVRSIPRSRSWALTGTPIENSIEDLVSIFEFLSPGYLNDDMHLKSMGKATRDYVLRRTKDKVLTDMPPKLFRAADLDLTLEQRASYKSAEEEGIIQLNEMGDSLTIQHVFELVLRLKQICNFDPATGASAKLERLEADLEEVGASGQKAIIFSQWVETLDVLAEKLAKYNPLQYHGRIASHKRDGVIDRFKNDPSCQVILMSYGAGAVGLNLQFCHYVFLFDRWWNPAVEDQAINRAHRLGVKQPVTVTRMMSVDTIEQRIHDVLEEKRQLFQSLFAETGTPGNLGLSQKEIFGLFGLSLPKLQTKAA, from the coding sequence ATGGGGACTACCGCCGATATGGACGCGAATTCCAAGGATCAGGCCAGTGTTGAGCTCTGCGAGTCTTGGTCGCTGGGTTTCGATCAAGTAGATGCCAGTACTTACATGCCCTTTGGGGCAACCATCGAGTTTGACTCGGCGGTTGAGGTAACGACCAGCGCGGCGCTGGAGGGTTTTCAAAATTGGAAATCGATCCAGGCGCTCCCCATCCAGCTCGGACAGAGTCTTCCGAAGACGATCGGATTCGCGTTCCCGGAGATGCCGAACTGGAATAAGCCTGACGAAAAGAAGGAGGCACCTAAGGAGAAGGTATCCAACGGGCCAACCAAGCCTCCCGATCAGGTATCCCAAGAACCAGGTCAACCACATAAGATCACCCGTATGCGGCCGCCTGGCGATTTGGTTCGATTGGAAGATCGCCTTTACTACGTCCTGCAGCCGCCCCTCGAAACAATCGTTCAATCGGCGAAGCTCACGTTCCCTTTCCAACCGTTCCCCTACCAAATGGAGGGAATCGCGTTCCTTTTCCCCCGCGCGGCCGCGATCCTCGCTGACGAAATGGGCTTGGGGAAAACAATGCAGGCCATCACGACCATTCGCATGCTGCTCCTTTCCAACGAGCTAAGCAATGTCTTGCTCATATGCCCCAAACCGCTGGTGACCAATTGGGTGCGCGAGTTTCGTCAATGGGCTCCCGAGATCCCCGTCGCCGTATTGGAAGGGGACTCGCATAAACGGCAATGGATCTGGAATAACCCGCAAGCGCCGGTCAAGATCGCGAACTACGAGCTGATGATGCGCGATCGCGATTTGATCGATAGCGGTTCTCTCCAATTCGATCTTGTTGTTCTCGACGAAGCCCAGCGTATCAAGAACCGAAATAGCACGACGAGCGAGATCGTGCGGTCGATTCCACGTTCTCGATCTTGGGCACTCACTGGGACACCGATCGAGAACTCCATCGAAGATCTCGTCAGCATCTTCGAGTTTCTCTCGCCCGGATATCTAAATGACGACATGCATCTCAAATCGATGGGTAAGGCAACGCGTGACTATGTGTTGCGCCGCACCAAAGACAAAGTGCTCACCGATATGCCTCCCAAGCTGTTTCGGGCAGCAGATCTTGACCTTACTCTCGAGCAACGAGCCAGCTACAAGAGCGCCGAGGAGGAAGGGATCATTCAGCTCAACGAAATGGGCGATTCGCTTACCATCCAGCATGTGTTCGAGCTCGTACTGCGGTTGAAGCAGATCTGCAACTTCGACCCTGCTACCGGTGCGTCGGCGAAGCTGGAGAGGCTCGAAGCCGACTTGGAAGAAGTCGGGGCGAGTGGACAGAAGGCGATTATCTTCAGCCAGTGGGTCGAAACGCTCGACGTGCTGGCAGAGAAGCTAGCCAAATACAATCCGCTGCAATACCACGGCCGCATTGCATCGCATAAGCGCGATGGAGTGATCGATCGATTCAAAAATGATCCTAGCTGCCAAGTCATCTTGATGAGTTATGGCGCCGGGGCGGTCGGTCTGAACTTGCAGTTCTGCCACTATGTCTTTTTATTTGATCGATGGTGGAATCCGGCAGTGGAGGATCAAGCGATCAATCGAGCGCACCGATTAGGGGTGAAGCAACCCGTTACGGTCACGCGAATGATGTCGGTCGATACCATCGAGCAACGCATTCACGATGTGCTCGAAGAAAAGCGACAATTGTTCCAGTCCCTTTTTGCCGAGACCGGTACGCCAGGAAATCTTGGATTGAGTCAAAAAGAGATATTCGGTCTTTTTGGACTCTCATTGCCAAAGCTTCAAACGAAGGCCGCCTAA